GCGGAATCTATCTTGATAAGATGAGATCTCTGGGGCGGAAACGGACTCGGTCGCAGGTGGCGATCGAGAAGAGCATCGAGACGGTTCTCATCGAGGTGCAGCCGCTGCTCAGAATGGAGCATTGCCGGCTCGAGCTCACGAGCTTCACGACGGACACCGGCGTTCTCGTCGTCAGCATCGAAGGCTCGTGCTCCGACTGCGAGGTCTCGCCGGCGACGTTCTCAACGGCGATCGCCGCTCACGT
Above is a window of Gemmatimonadaceae bacterium DNA encoding:
- a CDS encoding NifU family protein, which produces MAIEKSIETVLIEVQPLLRMEHCRLELTSFTTDTGVLVVSIEGSCSDCEVSPATFSTAIAAHVKQRVPEVLNVRFAD